CTAGCGGCCTCTACCCCATAAATACCTGGGCCAAACTCAGCAATATTTAGATAGAGTTCTAGTATCCTTGATTTAGATAGATTTAACTCTAGCAAACCTGCAAAGCCGAATTCTACTGCCTTTCGCCAATAGCTTTGACTAGGCCATAACCACAGATTCTTGGCAGTTTGTTGAGTAATAGTGCTCCCGCCTCTCAATCGCCCACCTTCTCGATTGCTTTTATAAGCTCTCCTGATAGCCAAAAAATCTACGCCATAGTGTGCGAAAAAGCGCTGATCTTCTGCTGCAACCACCGCCAAGGGCATTGACTTGCTGATGCTAGTTAATGCTACCCACTGGTGTTCAATTTGCTCAGGGTAAGAAGTGGGAGGGAACCAAGCACGGTGTATGCGCCAAGACCAAATTGGTGGATCAATCCAACGTAAGGCTAACACCATCAACTCAGCAAACAGAGCAAGTAGCAGAAAGCCCTTCAATAAATAGATGCTTAAACGTTTAATCAACGAGGTAGTCAATCATATTTGTGATGTTTCAACCTTAAAATAAGCTAGGCTTTATTGCCAGCTTCACAGCTCTGTTCAACTACCTCTGCTAAATCGCCACGAGAAAAGAAGTAATGTACAAACAAACCTAAGCTTAAGCCCCAAAACGCGCTGGCAATGCCAAACAAGTTGACCGATGAAGCGGTTACCAAAAAAGTAATGGCGGCCGCCTCTCTGCCCTTTGAGCTAGCTAAGGCAGTAGATAAACTGTTTGCGATGGTGCTTATAAGCGCTAAACCGGCAATAGCCACCACCAACTCTTGAGGAAAAGCGGCAAACAAACTCACCACAGTTGCTCCCATCAAGCCCACCAGTAGATAAAAGACGCCTGCCCAAATAGAAGCATAATAACGTTTACTGGGATCTTCATCGGCCTCTTTACCCATGCAAATTGCAGCAGTAATGGCCGACAAATTAAAGGCAAAACCTCCAAATGGCGCTAACAGCAATCCTGCGATACCTGTCCAAGAGATCAGTGAAGAAATAGCCGGCCGATATCCATTGCCATGCAAAGCCGCGATACCGGGCATATTTTGCGAGGCCATGGTGACCACAAACAAGGGCAAGCCCACTCCTAACATTGCTTGCCATGAGAATGACGGACTAATCCACACCGGCATGGCTAGCTCTAAAGTCACTGAAGAGAACGCCAGTAAACCCAAGTAAAAAGCTGCTGTAATGCCTACCGCTAAGGTAATCAGCATAACGTAGCGTGGGGCATACAATTTGCCAATTAGGTAGCAAGCCAGCATGCTGGCAACCAATATCAATTGGCTCTCTAGAGATTGAAACAACTGCAAACTAAATTGCAATAACACCCCAGCCAACATGGCGGAGGCTACTGATTGAGGGACCCAACGGATCAGCTTATCCATCAAACCACTTAAACCCACTAAAGTTATTAATAGCGAGCTAAACAAAAACGCACCAATCGCTTGGTTAACCGAGAGGCCGGATAAACTAGTCACCAGCAACGCTGCTCCAGGCGTAGACCAAGCAGTAAGGATCGGCTTTTTGTGATACCAAGAAAAACCGATACTAGTCGCGCCCATTCCAATACCCAAAGCCCACAACCATGAACTAATTTGCTGCTCGCTTGCTCCAGCCGAAGCAGCAGCTTGAAACACAATAACTGCTGAGCTGGTATAGCCCACTAATACTGCGATAAATCCAGCCGACACTCGTGATAATACAAACCAGTCACGCATAGCTACTCCTTGGCTTAACGGTAAACTCACCCATGTTTCCGTGCGCTATAACGCACGAACTAGACAAGCCTAGCACCTGTGCGTTATAACGTACAAGACTATTTTTTCAACAAGTAGGTTATTTTTGCAGGCCTTAAATCAGTATCTCGCGTCGGCTCTCAAGCAGCAGCGCAAACACAAGCAGTGGAGCTTAGATGCCGCAGCCAATAAAACCGGTGTGAGTAAAGCCATGTTAGGACAAATAGAACGTGGTGAATCCAGCCCCACTATCGCCA
The Agarivorans aestuarii DNA segment above includes these coding regions:
- the mtgA gene encoding monofunctional biosynthetic peptidoglycan transglycosylase, with the protein product MKGFLLLALFAELMVLALRWIDPPIWSWRIHRAWFPPTSYPEQIEHQWVALTSISKSMPLAVVAAEDQRFFAHYGVDFLAIRRAYKSNREGGRLRGGSTITQQTAKNLWLWPSQSYWRKAVEFGFAGLLELNLSKSRILELYLNIAEFGPGIYGVEAASQHYFNLSSEQLSAHQTASLVALLPSPYRYSISPKSAFMSQRVSWIRQQMRQLGSLELSRY
- a CDS encoding benzoate/H(+) symporter BenE family transporter, giving the protein MRDWFVLSRVSAGFIAVLVGYTSSAVIVFQAAASAGASEQQISSWLWALGIGMGATSIGFSWYHKKPILTAWSTPGAALLVTSLSGLSVNQAIGAFLFSSLLITLVGLSGLMDKLIRWVPQSVASAMLAGVLLQFSLQLFQSLESQLILVASMLACYLIGKLYAPRYVMLITLAVGITAAFYLGLLAFSSVTLELAMPVWISPSFSWQAMLGVGLPLFVVTMASQNMPGIAALHGNGYRPAISSLISWTGIAGLLLAPFGGFAFNLSAITAAICMGKEADEDPSKRYYASIWAGVFYLLVGLMGATVVSLFAAFPQELVVAIAGLALISTIANSLSTALASSKGREAAAITFLVTASSVNLFGIASAFWGLSLGLFVHYFFSRGDLAEVVEQSCEAGNKA